A window of Paenibacillus sp. 19GGS1-52 contains these coding sequences:
- a CDS encoding Gfo/Idh/MocA family oxidoreductase: MLKFGIIGCDTSHVEAFAELLGDPLNPYHTPGAKITVAFPGGSPDFDLSISRVEGYTNLLREQYGVQIVSSPEEVAELADVILIESVDGRVHLEQFRRIAPFGKPIFVDKPFTVNSLEAREISALAREHKVLFMSCSPLRYAEGFEQALAHIKSVDSGKVIGADCYGPMELEATQPGLFWYGIHAAEMLYAAMGTGCKEVSAYTNEDHEFVQGVWADGRIGTIRGNRKGNNKFGAVIHGEKQTVFADVYAYEKPYYAGLMEGIMEMVRSGVAPIAPEETEEIIRFLEAANESRESGLPVAISG, from the coding sequence ATGTTGAAATTCGGCATTATTGGCTGCGATACATCCCATGTGGAGGCTTTTGCCGAGCTGCTCGGCGATCCGCTGAATCCTTACCATACACCGGGTGCGAAGATTACGGTAGCCTTTCCGGGCGGCTCTCCAGATTTTGATCTCAGTATTTCCAGAGTAGAGGGCTATACCAACCTGTTGAGAGAACAGTACGGAGTACAGATCGTCTCCTCTCCAGAAGAAGTGGCAGAACTAGCAGATGTAATTCTGATCGAGTCCGTGGACGGCCGGGTACATCTGGAGCAGTTCCGGAGGATTGCCCCGTTCGGCAAGCCGATATTTGTAGATAAACCGTTCACTGTGAATTCGTTGGAGGCACGGGAGATTAGTGCCCTAGCGCGAGAGCATAAGGTGTTATTCATGAGCTGCTCTCCCTTGCGTTATGCGGAAGGTTTCGAGCAGGCACTTGCGCACATCAAGAGTGTCGATTCGGGGAAGGTCATCGGAGCGGATTGCTACGGGCCGATGGAGCTTGAGGCGACCCAACCTGGCCTGTTCTGGTACGGAATTCATGCCGCTGAGATGCTTTATGCGGCGATGGGTACGGGCTGTAAAGAGGTGAGCGCCTACACGAATGAAGATCATGAGTTCGTTCAAGGGGTGTGGGCAGATGGACGAATCGGTACGATTCGGGGAAATCGCAAGGGGAATAACAAGTTTGGAGCTGTGATCCATGGGGAGAAACAGACCGTTTTTGCCGATGTCTATGCATACGAAAAGCCCTACTATGCAGGGCTGATGGAAGGGATTATGGAGATGGTTCGGTCCGGTGTAGCACCGATCGCTCCAGAGGAAACGGAAGAAATCATCCGTTTCCTGGAGGCGGCGAATGAAAGCAGAGAAAGTGGCCTGCCTGTTGCAATCAGCGGATGA
- a CDS encoding extracellular solute-binding protein, producing MKRENQFRYTRLAGILREQILSGYIKPGQYLLSENELCKHYEMSRTSVRKSLNELLQEGLIVKKVGQGTFVSPDLVVEESQRKILRIWGAMPSYFADSCIQSIIEVFHQDNPNVEVKFIGMPSNDFWESVRSSKEQGMETDLLYMTDTHFNEINLEEAFLDLQEVMAPALPDLYPSLIEACTRNGALIGAPVTFSPIYLVYNPELFDKYGVKHPEPNWTRDDFLEAAKLLTLDTDGDGIVDQYGFSMSSNSTRWIVLALQNGVSFSQPFQQEPLRETLTFIHDMLYRHRTAVLNQRSSLIADAFLHHKAAMVMTSAIELAGWQNESYTVPYKVASLPFGERKETLQIANMFMIPADTQNPELAARFIQAAQSPEIQEMNGRSANFLSVLESVNEMLWDSSILKSINLQSDTSASCRFLSQLMPDPLVLELLEEEMGLFWSGLESPALTLDRLQTLAYKPQ from the coding sequence ATGAAACGAGAAAATCAATTTCGATATACAAGACTCGCTGGCATCCTGCGTGAGCAGATCCTGTCCGGCTATATCAAACCGGGGCAATATTTGCTATCCGAGAATGAATTATGCAAGCATTATGAAATGAGCCGCACATCCGTGCGTAAATCGCTGAACGAACTGCTGCAGGAAGGGCTGATTGTCAAAAAGGTCGGTCAGGGCACCTTCGTTTCACCTGACTTGGTTGTTGAAGAGAGCCAGCGCAAGATCCTGCGCATTTGGGGCGCTATGCCCTCATATTTTGCGGATTCCTGCATCCAATCTATCATCGAGGTGTTCCACCAAGACAATCCTAATGTGGAAGTGAAGTTCATCGGAATGCCCTCCAACGATTTCTGGGAATCCGTCCGTTCCAGCAAAGAGCAAGGTATGGAAACCGACCTGCTCTATATGACCGATACTCATTTTAATGAAATCAATCTGGAGGAAGCCTTCTTGGATCTTCAAGAAGTAATGGCTCCAGCCCTACCCGATCTATACCCATCACTGATTGAAGCTTGTACCCGCAACGGAGCTTTGATCGGTGCACCGGTTACCTTCTCACCGATTTATCTGGTTTATAACCCAGAGCTATTCGACAAATATGGAGTTAAGCACCCCGAACCCAACTGGACACGGGACGATTTCCTGGAAGCAGCGAAGCTGTTGACCCTCGATACGGATGGTGACGGCATCGTCGATCAGTACGGATTCTCCATGTCATCGAATTCAACACGCTGGATCGTTCTGGCACTGCAGAACGGAGTGAGCTTCTCTCAACCCTTTCAACAAGAACCTTTACGAGAGACACTAACCTTCATTCACGATATGTTGTACCGTCACCGGACGGCTGTTCTCAATCAAAGATCCAGCTTGATTGCCGACGCCTTTCTTCATCACAAAGCCGCCATGGTTATGACCAGCGCCATTGAGCTGGCTGGCTGGCAGAATGAATCCTACACAGTGCCTTATAAAGTGGCCTCCCTGCCTTTTGGTGAACGGAAGGAAACACTGCAAATTGCCAATATGTTCATGATCCCGGCGGATACGCAGAATCCGGAACTGGCGGCACGGTTCATCCAGGCTGCGCAGTCACCGGAGATTCAAGAGATGAATGGAAGATCTGCCAACTTCCTCTCCGTTCTGGAATCCGTAAATGAGATGCTATGGGACTCTTCTATACTGAAATCGATCAACCTGCAGAGCGATACATCAGCAAGCTGTCGATTTCTGTCGCAACTGATGCCAGATCCGCTTGTTCTGGAACTATTGGAAGAAGAAATGGGTTTGTTCTGGAGCGGACTTGAATCGCCTGCTCTTACTCTAGATCGGCTACAGACACTAGCTTACAAGCCTCAATAA
- a CDS encoding Gfo/Idh/MocA family oxidoreductase, translating into MSKDMPDALNFAIVGAGAIARQHVKAILNHPAAKLVAVSSRDLTPIDVLLGDSSYVGKYLDYREMLLRSDIDVVCICTPSGTHSEIAIACAEAGKHVLCEKPLDIREDRMSAMIKACRSHGVKLGCVFQRRLMPAAQHTQEALQAGKLGRLLIGNAFLKYYRSPEYYDSGSWRGTWELDGGGALMNQGIHGVDLLQYLLGDVESVFAYSDTLIHRISVEDTSVVALKFRSGAFGVIQATTSVYPGQETRFELHGDKGTVEFGDEGFRQWVFRDYPESVPFIADTLGLSVSSDPQQLSFAGHYYYIDDMIQAIHEGREPAVNGEEARKSVDLILACYESARTGKEVKLPV; encoded by the coding sequence ATGTCTAAAGATATGCCGGATGCGCTTAATTTCGCTATCGTAGGTGCTGGTGCTATTGCCCGTCAACATGTAAAAGCTATATTGAATCATCCAGCGGCTAAACTGGTTGCTGTTAGCAGTCGTGATCTCACTCCTATCGACGTTCTGCTTGGAGACAGCTCCTATGTGGGTAAATATCTCGATTATCGGGAGATGCTGCTTCGTTCGGATATCGATGTTGTCTGTATCTGTACCCCAAGCGGAACACATAGTGAGATTGCCATCGCCTGTGCAGAAGCAGGCAAACATGTGTTGTGCGAGAAGCCGCTGGATATTCGGGAGGACCGAATGTCCGCCATGATCAAGGCTTGCCGAAGTCATGGGGTGAAGCTGGGCTGTGTTTTTCAGAGGAGATTGATGCCTGCGGCACAGCACACCCAAGAGGCGCTGCAAGCTGGCAAGCTGGGACGTCTCCTGATCGGCAATGCTTTTCTAAAATATTATCGTAGTCCTGAATATTACGACAGTGGAAGCTGGCGCGGCACCTGGGAGCTGGATGGGGGTGGAGCACTGATGAATCAAGGGATTCACGGAGTGGATTTACTGCAGTATTTGCTGGGCGATGTGGAGTCGGTATTTGCTTATTCCGATACCCTGATTCATCGCATCAGCGTAGAGGACACCTCTGTGGTGGCACTGAAATTTCGCAGTGGCGCATTCGGTGTGATTCAGGCCACTACATCGGTCTACCCTGGACAGGAAACCCGCTTCGAGCTGCATGGAGATAAAGGGACAGTGGAATTTGGTGACGAGGGTTTCCGGCAATGGGTATTTCGCGATTATCCGGAATCGGTTCCTTTCATTGCAGATACCTTAGGTTTGTCGGTCAGCAGTGATCCGCAGCAGCTTTCTTTTGCTGGGCACTATTATTATATAGATGACATGATTCAAGCCATTCACGAAGGACGAGAGCCTGCCGTAAACGGAGAAGAAGCAAGGAAGTCAGTAGATCTGATTCTGGCTTGCTATGAATCTGCGCGAACTGGGAAAGAGGTAAAGCTTCCAGTGTAG
- a CDS encoding TIM barrel protein — protein MIWDRLGVLTDEVSPNLDTALDWVVQQGLKHVEIRTLDGINVMDLEDAAIVLIRSAIEERGLFVSALASPVFKCTLDSDHPVTIGDTFGQQEESVEAHFGKLGRAIEIAKGLGTPYIRIFSFWRERIPLLIEEEIVGHLKRAAAIAEQEGIILLLENEPACNGGFAAEIERMITQTSSPALKALWDPGNEAYGGKSAYPEGYSHISSVLGHVHLKDAIIGEDGLPHCVPIGSGTVHFADQIAALEREGYQGLYTLETHYIPPGGTAADGTLQSLEGLRQVLESFQVMNSVRDTFAEQQLTVHRYSNRLEMGRAVAADVADTIRRQLQHKERLTIVFASAPSQNEFLEALVERADIEWERLVCFHLDEYVGLPADAPQSFSRYLQDKLFTRRPPQQFHRINGLNEPETECSRYGKLLETYGVDIACIGIGENGHLAFNDPHVADFHDLYPVKLVSLDETSRKQQVNDGCFTQLNQVPVQAITLTIPVILSAAAIFCTVPGARKSSAVGKTLLGPVTTLCPSSILRTARSCQMYLDMESASELVTPGQRFGRLQFLS, from the coding sequence ATGATTTGGGATCGTTTAGGTGTGTTGACGGACGAGGTTTCCCCGAATTTGGATACTGCTCTTGATTGGGTGGTACAGCAAGGGCTGAAGCACGTGGAGATTCGTACCCTTGATGGAATCAATGTCATGGATCTTGAGGATGCGGCGATTGTCCTTATCCGTTCAGCAATTGAAGAGCGAGGGCTGTTTGTGTCTGCTCTGGCTTCTCCGGTATTTAAATGTACTCTGGATTCGGATCATCCGGTCACTATAGGGGACACATTCGGACAGCAGGAAGAGTCGGTGGAGGCGCATTTCGGCAAATTGGGAAGAGCGATAGAAATTGCTAAAGGCTTAGGTACGCCCTATATTCGGATTTTCTCTTTCTGGCGTGAACGAATTCCATTGCTCATTGAAGAGGAAATTGTTGGACATCTGAAGAGGGCGGCAGCTATTGCGGAACAAGAGGGCATTATTCTGCTGCTCGAGAATGAGCCTGCCTGCAATGGAGGATTCGCAGCGGAGATCGAACGAATGATTACTCAAACCTCATCGCCAGCGTTGAAAGCACTCTGGGACCCGGGGAATGAAGCTTATGGCGGCAAATCTGCCTATCCAGAAGGCTATTCTCACATTAGTTCTGTATTGGGTCATGTACATCTAAAGGATGCGATAATCGGAGAGGACGGCCTTCCTCATTGTGTACCCATCGGCAGCGGAACCGTTCACTTCGCGGACCAGATTGCCGCGCTGGAGCGGGAGGGTTATCAAGGTTTGTATACGCTCGAAACTCATTATATTCCTCCCGGAGGAACAGCAGCCGACGGTACGCTTCAATCTTTGGAAGGCCTCCGCCAGGTATTGGAAAGCTTTCAGGTAATGAATAGTGTCAGGGATACATTTGCGGAACAACAGCTTACTGTACACCGCTATTCCAATCGTCTAGAAATGGGCCGTGCAGTTGCGGCTGACGTAGCCGATACTATCCGCAGACAATTGCAGCACAAAGAAAGGCTGACCATCGTCTTTGCCTCCGCTCCTTCACAGAACGAGTTTCTGGAGGCGCTGGTTGAGAGAGCGGATATAGAGTGGGAGCGTCTGGTTTGCTTTCATCTGGATGAATATGTCGGGTTGCCAGCCGATGCTCCGCAAAGCTTCTCGCGCTATCTTCAAGATAAGCTGTTTACAAGAAGACCGCCGCAGCAGTTTCACCGAATTAATGGACTAAACGAACCGGAAACGGAATGTAGCAGATATGGGAAATTACTAGAGACTTATGGCGTTGACATTGCTTGTATCGGAATTGGAGAGAATGGACATCTTGCTTTCAATGATCCTCATGTGGCAGATTTTCATGATCTGTATCCTGTGAAGCTGGTGAGTCTGGATGAAACGAGCCGGAAACAGCAAGTAAATGATGGCTGTTTCACGCAATTGAATCAGGTTCCTGTTCAGGCAATCACCTTGACGATTCCGGTGATTCTGTCGGCGGCGGCTATTTTCTGCACGGTGCCTGGTGCCCGCAAGAGCAGTGCAGTTGGGAAGACGCTTCTAGGACCGGTCACAACGCTCTGTCCATCCTCCATTCTGCGTACGGCTCGCTCTTGCCAAATGTATCTGGATATGGAGAGTGCGTCAGAGCTGGTAACGCCAGGCCAGAGGTTCGGGAGATTGCAGTTCTTAAGCTAA
- a CDS encoding Rid family detoxifying hydrolase — MRQAVSTGMASAGNGPYSQAILAGNYLYVSGQGPLDSTGDIVPGSIEEQTKLTLQNIREIVEAGGFTMDQVVKVGVYLSDLQHFQRFNEVYVAFFQAPMPARTCIEAGLNGILVEIDVIAYRQQVETKASL, encoded by the coding sequence ATGAGACAGGCAGTTAGTACCGGAATGGCTTCGGCTGGCAACGGTCCATATTCGCAAGCGATTTTGGCTGGTAATTATCTGTATGTGTCCGGTCAAGGGCCGTTGGACTCTACGGGCGACATCGTACCGGGCAGTATCGAAGAACAAACAAAGCTGACGCTTCAGAATATTCGTGAAATTGTTGAGGCAGGCGGATTCACTATGGATCAGGTGGTTAAAGTCGGTGTTTACCTATCTGATCTGCAGCATTTTCAGAGATTCAATGAGGTGTATGTCGCTTTTTTTCAAGCGCCAATGCCGGCCCGCACCTGTATTGAAGCTGGACTAAACGGAATACTCGTCGAGATCGATGTCATTGCTTATCGCCAGCAGGTAGAGACGAAGGCAAGTCTATGA
- a CDS encoding SDR family NAD(P)-dependent oxidoreductase, giving the protein MRRFVGQVAVVTGAGQGIGAAIAERLAAEGAHVVMLDIQEHVLAQSVERMKSMNYSVSSFTLDVSNAEEVEDTIRRTVETVGNIDILVNNAGIAWEEEFIHISDEHWRRIIDVNLNGMFYVAQRVARHMKLNGQGVICNMASTNGLVGEAKYAHYNASKGGVVLLTKTMAIELGPYGIRVNAVCPGYIQTPLSESIDSPETVGRYIEQYIPLGRAGKPADIAGVFAFLASDDAAFINGECIVVDGGQLAF; this is encoded by the coding sequence ATGAGGAGATTTGTGGGTCAGGTAGCTGTCGTGACGGGAGCGGGACAGGGCATTGGAGCAGCGATTGCGGAGAGGTTAGCCGCTGAAGGCGCTCACGTCGTGATGTTGGATATACAAGAACATGTCTTAGCGCAATCTGTTGAACGAATGAAAAGCATGAATTATTCTGTTTCCTCGTTTACGCTTGATGTCTCAAATGCTGAAGAAGTTGAAGATACGATTCGCCGGACGGTAGAAACCGTGGGGAATATTGATATTCTGGTCAACAATGCGGGCATTGCCTGGGAGGAAGAGTTCATTCATATCAGTGATGAGCATTGGCGGCGAATTATCGATGTCAACTTAAATGGGATGTTCTATGTAGCCCAAAGAGTTGCTCGTCACATGAAGCTGAATGGGCAAGGGGTAATTTGTAATATGGCCTCTACGAATGGTTTAGTTGGAGAAGCTAAATATGCCCACTACAATGCCTCCAAGGGAGGTGTGGTTCTGCTGACCAAGACGATGGCGATTGAACTGGGACCGTACGGAATTCGCGTGAATGCGGTTTGCCCAGGTTATATACAAACACCATTATCCGAGTCGATTGACAGTCCGGAAACGGTAGGTCGTTATATTGAGCAATATATTCCGCTGGGACGAGCGGGAAAGCCTGCTGACATCGCCGGAGTATTTGCATTTTTAGCTTCAGACGATGCCGCCTTCATTAATGGGGAATGTATAGTTGTTGATGGTGGGCAACTTGCATTTTAA
- a CDS encoding alanine racemase: MDKKDLDTPVVMIDATKLAGNISRMQEKVDRAGIALRPHAKTHKTPEIAAMQLASGAVGITVAKLGEAEAMAAAGIRDILIAYPLVGAQKLERLVRLVKDKKNVIRVAVDSVEVAAGISAAALQAGEVIEVWLEIDPGYGRVGLQLGEALIAAAGSMLNLPGIRLTGVMTFAGQSYDAITDEELLQTVRKECAIAVEAAAALRVLGCPIEHISVGSTPASRFVSAMEGVTEIRPGTYVFGDLTQVKAKALQLEECALSVLVTVISRPTPERAVVDAGTKVFTVDGEDSPLGTGRGYVVGHPEVKVEWFNEEHGVLYLPPDERKISVGDKLEIVPVHCCAVVNNFDEISMIRENEFEHNLTVAARGKVR; this comes from the coding sequence ATGGATAAAAAGGATTTGGATACGCCTGTGGTGATGATCGATGCTACCAAGCTTGCAGGGAATATTTCGCGGATGCAAGAAAAGGTGGATAGGGCGGGGATCGCCCTTCGTCCACATGCCAAAACGCACAAAACCCCTGAGATCGCCGCCATGCAACTGGCTTCTGGTGCTGTTGGAATAACTGTGGCGAAGTTAGGGGAAGCCGAAGCGATGGCTGCTGCCGGAATCAGGGATATTCTGATTGCTTATCCGCTGGTTGGCGCCCAGAAGCTGGAACGGTTAGTTCGCCTGGTAAAGGATAAGAAGAACGTGATTAGAGTTGCTGTTGATAGTGTGGAAGTTGCAGCGGGCATCTCTGCCGCTGCATTGCAGGCTGGAGAAGTTATTGAAGTGTGGCTCGAAATCGACCCAGGCTACGGACGCGTAGGCCTGCAGCTCGGCGAAGCTCTAATTGCAGCTGCGGGCAGCATGCTCAACTTGCCAGGTATTCGACTGACCGGGGTTATGACGTTTGCCGGACAGTCCTATGATGCCATTACTGATGAGGAACTGCTGCAAACCGTGAGAAAAGAATGCGCGATTGCTGTCGAAGCTGCAGCCGCTCTGCGAGTTCTAGGCTGTCCTATTGAGCATATCAGCGTGGGTTCCACACCGGCCAGTCGATTCGTGTCCGCTATGGAGGGCGTCACGGAAATCCGACCGGGAACCTATGTGTTTGGCGATTTAACTCAAGTGAAGGCGAAGGCTCTTCAGCTAGAAGAATGCGCACTATCAGTGCTTGTAACGGTTATTAGCCGACCCACGCCGGAGCGGGCTGTTGTCGATGCGGGAACTAAAGTATTTACCGTGGATGGTGAGGATTCACCATTAGGTACCGGCCGGGGGTATGTGGTGGGCCATCCTGAGGTGAAGGTGGAGTGGTTTAACGAAGAACATGGGGTGCTTTATCTTCCACCTGATGAAAGAAAGATCAGTGTGGGTGATAAACTGGAGATCGTTCCGGTTCATTGCTGCGCGGTTGTCAATAATTTTGATGAAATCTCGATGATAAGAGAGAATGAATTCGAACACAATCTCACCGTAGCCGCGAGAGGGAAGGTTCGCTGA
- a CDS encoding SMP-30/gluconolactonase/LRE family protein: MNIRVEKLGSIVAELGEGPCWIAKSGRLFWLDIKGPSIHEWDSVTGQMVSYKAPDLISAIVPCAAGGWLATAYHSLFYWEPDGSGLFQEVARLAHLQPEVRFNDAKAGPDGRLWAGTMSMDGTSGLGALYAFESDYSWHEAIAGVSVSNGLDWNPEGTIMYYVDSPTRIIQAFDYQDHGPLGRGRTAVAFGEEDLGIPDGLTVDTLGNIWVAHWGGSCVSHWNPATGECLDKIIVPAPQPTSCVFGGHNRDELFITSAKEGMDSQAKADHPDAGALFRAVANVQGKPGFSFGRK, encoded by the coding sequence ATGAATATTCGTGTGGAAAAGTTGGGCAGTATAGTGGCGGAACTGGGCGAAGGTCCATGTTGGATTGCGAAAAGTGGGCGATTGTTTTGGCTGGATATTAAAGGTCCGTCCATCCATGAATGGGATTCCGTGACCGGACAGATGGTTAGCTACAAAGCTCCCGACTTGATCAGTGCTATCGTTCCGTGTGCAGCTGGAGGCTGGCTGGCAACGGCATACCATAGTCTTTTTTATTGGGAGCCGGACGGAAGCGGTCTATTTCAAGAGGTGGCAAGGCTTGCGCATTTGCAGCCGGAGGTGCGGTTTAATGATGCCAAAGCGGGTCCGGACGGGCGCTTATGGGCAGGGACTATGTCCATGGATGGCACAAGTGGACTTGGTGCTTTATACGCTTTTGAATCCGATTATTCGTGGCATGAAGCAATAGCTGGTGTCAGCGTTTCCAATGGGTTGGATTGGAATCCAGAAGGTACGATCATGTATTATGTTGATTCTCCCACACGGATCATACAGGCGTTCGATTATCAGGATCACGGTCCGCTTGGACGCGGCCGTACCGCTGTCGCTTTTGGAGAAGAGGATTTAGGGATACCCGATGGTTTGACCGTCGACACTCTCGGCAATATTTGGGTTGCTCATTGGGGTGGGAGCTGCGTTTCCCATTGGAATCCGGCTACAGGTGAATGTTTGGACAAGATCATCGTCCCTGCTCCTCAGCCGACAAGCTGTGTTTTTGGAGGGCATAACCGGGACGAATTGTTCATTACAAGCGCGAAGGAAGGCATGGATTCACAGGCGAAGGCTGATCACCCGGATGCGGGGGCGTTGTTTAGAGCGGTTGCGAACGTACAAGGAAAACCAGGGTTCAGCTTTGGAAGAAAATAA